A single region of the Arcobacter sp. F155 genome encodes:
- a CDS encoding outer membrane protein assembly factor BamD — MINNLKFKNFVLIIGLGFVLTACSQKSERVQEYDKPALYWYNDMLKQISTGYLEEADDVYTSLESEHRNSPLIPTALLILANAHIDNEEYQLANFYLDEYIKRFALSRNIDYVRYLKIKANFLGFSNELRDQQLIEDTIKEIEEYRNLFSSSKYMPLVNTMSARLYMAKASLDKEIADLYKRIDKPKAAEYYNQKVKESWVDENEIEPVETPFYKYPFEKNIF, encoded by the coding sequence ATGATTAACAATTTAAAGTTCAAGAATTTTGTATTAATTATTGGTTTAGGTTTTGTGTTAACAGCTTGTTCACAAAAATCTGAAAGAGTGCAAGAGTATGACAAACCTGCACTTTATTGGTATAATGACATGCTTAAACAGATTTCTACTGGATACTTAGAAGAAGCAGATGATGTATATACTTCTTTAGAGAGTGAACATAGAAACTCACCTTTAATACCAACTGCACTTTTAATCTTAGCAAATGCTCATATTGACAATGAAGAGTATCAATTAGCAAACTTCTATTTAGATGAATATATTAAAAGATTTGCACTTAGTAGAAACATTGATTATGTTAGATATTTAAAGATTAAAGCTAACTTTTTAGGTTTCTCAAATGAATTAAGAGATCAACAATTAATCGAAGATACAATCAAAGAGATTGAAGAGTATAGAAACTTATTTTCAAGCTCTAAATATATGCCTTTAGTAAATACTATGAGTGCAAGATTATATATGGCTAAAGCCTCTTTAGATAAAGAGATTGCAGATTTATATAAAAGAATAGATAAGCCAAAAGCGGCTGAGTACTATAACCAAAAAGTAAAAGAGTCATGGGTTGATGAAAATGAGATTGAACCTGTAGAGACACCTTTTTACAAATATCCTTTTGAAAAAAACATTTTTTAA
- a CDS encoding pyrroline-5-carboxylate reductase: MKLTLIGNGFMAQALARGLVNNFEVEIIGRDEKKLNDIKTKIPNIEVKVMSDAENITDKNIIFCVKPYALQSVAARLEGQANIIFSILAGTTIDSLKKQIKSKFYIRSMPNVAASVLGSTTTITGDKEAKNLATELFNHIGKTVWVNTENQLDIATAVAGSGPAFLSLIAESLSDGAVKAGLERQISNELVQGLLSGYAKLLETSHPAIIKDSVMSPGGTTAAGMGKLEEGAVRDSMIKAIEAAYEKACEIGKK; encoded by the coding sequence ATGAAATTAACATTAATAGGAAATGGCTTCATGGCACAAGCACTGGCAAGAGGACTTGTAAATAACTTTGAAGTAGAAATTATTGGAAGAGATGAAAAGAAATTAAATGATATAAAAACTAAGATTCCAAATATAGAAGTAAAGGTTATGAGTGATGCTGAAAACATTACTGATAAGAATATAATCTTTTGTGTAAAACCATATGCATTACAAAGTGTTGCTGCAAGATTAGAAGGGCAAGCAAACATCATTTTCTCAATCTTAGCTGGTACAACAATTGATAGTTTAAAGAAACAAATAAAATCAAAATTTTATATTAGAAGTATGCCAAATGTTGCTGCGTCTGTTTTGGGGTCAACTACAACTATCACAGGAGATAAAGAAGCTAAAAACTTAGCTACAGAACTATTTAATCATATTGGAAAAACTGTATGGGTTAATACTGAAAATCAACTTGATATAGCTACTGCTGTTGCAGGAAGTGGACCAGCATTTTTAAGTTTAATCGCAGAGAGTTTAAGTGATGGTGCAGTAAAAGCAGGACTTGAGAGACAAATTAGTAATGAACTAGTTCAAGGTTTATTATCTGGATATGCAAAACTACTAGAGACTTCTCATCCCGCAATTATTAAAGATTCTGTAATGAGTCCAGGTGGAACAACAGCAGCAGGAATGGGTAAACTAGAAGAGGGTGCAGTTAGAGACTCTATGATTAAAGCCATTGAAGCAGCTTATGAAAAAGCTTGTGAAATCGGGAAAAAATAG
- a CDS encoding prepilin-type N-terminal cleavage/methylation domain-containing protein, translating into MKSGKNSFTLLETLVSVFILSIIIVGFSKASFYDNFDEEYMILNKLENVFNISSYDSSFSTKNIQLAITLDDIEIKNISVKKIEYKDQNLRLLKYELPK; encoded by the coding sequence GTGAAATCGGGAAAAAATAGTTTTACCTTACTTGAAACACTAGTAAGTGTTTTTATTTTATCAATTATCATAGTAGGCTTTTCAAAGGCTTCTTTCTATGATAATTTTGATGAAGAGTATATGATATTAAATAAGTTAGAAAATGTGTTTAATATCTCTTCTTATGACTCTTCTTTTTCTACAAAAAATATACAACTTGCAATAACTTTAGATGACATTGAAATTAAAAATATTAGTGTCAAAAAAATAGAGTATAAAGATCAAAACTTAAGGCTTCTAAAATATGAATTGCCAAAATAA
- a CDS encoding Na+/H+ antiporter family protein: MNSVIIAVSLMVLLSLVRVNIVIALIVGAIVGGLSAGLDINETIKAFNSGLGNGATIALSYAMLGTFAVAISKSGITDLLSNMIIKKVGKGETSFQFLYIKYLMLTLILLAAISSQNIVPVHIAFIPILIPPLLHSMAKLELDRRVVACVITFGLVATYMFLPVGFGGIFLNEILLKNLVDNGVEAISGQLPIAMAVPVFGMFLGLLVAIFFTYKKKRKYDISKILEIESESKEINYFHVAIALISVVTALGLQLYTNSIILGSLAGFIIFIVAGVIKADQTQDFFTKGLKMMGMIGFIMIAANGFASVINSTGGVESLVSSVVDIIGDNKSLAVLLMLIVGLFITMGIGSSFSTIPIIATIYAPLCLQLDFSVMATITIIGTAAALGDAGSPASDSTLGPTSGLNVDGQHDHIWDSVVPTFLHYNIPLIIFGWVAAVYIF; the protein is encoded by the coding sequence ATGAACTCTGTAATAATTGCAGTTAGTTTAATGGTTTTACTATCTTTAGTAAGGGTAAATATTGTTATTGCTTTAATTGTTGGGGCAATAGTTGGTGGTCTAAGTGCTGGTTTAGACATAAATGAAACAATCAAGGCTTTTAATAGTGGATTAGGAAATGGTGCAACAATTGCATTAAGTTATGCGATGCTTGGGACATTTGCTGTTGCTATTTCTAAATCGGGAATTACTGATTTATTATCAAATATGATTATAAAAAAAGTAGGAAAGGGAGAAACTTCTTTTCAATTTCTTTATATCAAATATTTAATGCTTACACTTATTTTATTAGCTGCAATCTCTTCTCAAAATATTGTACCAGTTCATATTGCGTTTATTCCTATTTTAATTCCACCATTATTACATTCAATGGCAAAACTAGAACTTGACAGAAGAGTAGTTGCTTGTGTGATTACTTTTGGTTTAGTTGCAACTTATATGTTTTTACCAGTTGGATTTGGAGGAATTTTCTTAAATGAGATTTTATTAAAAAACCTTGTAGATAATGGAGTAGAAGCTATTTCAGGACAATTGCCAATTGCTATGGCAGTACCTGTATTTGGAATGTTTTTAGGTCTTTTAGTTGCGATATTTTTTACTTATAAAAAGAAAAGAAAGTATGATATTAGCAAAATCTTAGAGATTGAATCTGAATCAAAAGAGATAAACTATTTTCATGTAGCAATTGCTTTAATATCTGTTGTAACTGCTTTAGGGCTTCAACTTTATACAAACTCAATTATTTTAGGTTCTTTAGCAGGTTTCATTATCTTTATTGTTGCAGGTGTTATTAAAGCTGACCAAACTCAGGACTTCTTTACAAAAGGTCTTAAAATGATGGGAATGATTGGTTTTATTATGATTGCTGCAAATGGTTTTGCAAGTGTAATTAACTCAACAGGTGGAGTTGAAAGTTTAGTATCTTCTGTTGTTGATATTATTGGAGATAATAAATCTTTAGCAGTTCTTTTAATGCTTATTGTTGGACTGTTTATTACAATGGGAATTGGTTCATCTTTCTCAACTATTCCAATTATTGCAACTATTTATGCTCCATTATGTTTACAGTTAGATTTCTCTGTAATGGCAACAATTACTATTATTGGTACAGCTGCTGCTTTAGGTGATGCAGGAAGTCCAGCTTCAGATAGTACACTTGGGCCTACATCAGGACTAAATGTTGATGGTCAACACGACCATATTTGGGACTCAGTTGTTCCAACATTCTTACACTACAATATTCCATTAATTATTTTTGGATGGGTTGCAGCTGTATACATTTTCTAA
- the rdgB gene encoding RdgB/HAM1 family non-canonical purine NTP pyrophosphatase, translating into MRIILATGNKGKIEEFKKLLPNEEVITFKEIIGDYEVVEDKDTFQGNALKKAQEIYEKIGDEEAIVISDDSGITVPAINNEPGIYSARYAGVNANDKENNAKLISKLNEKNLEKTPAYYTACIAIIYKGYPYTVHGWMHGEVINKELGSGGFGYDPMFIPTGFDKTLGELGYEAKKDFSHRTKALNLAKKVLDVIL; encoded by the coding sequence ATGAGAATTATTTTAGCTACGGGAAATAAAGGTAAGATTGAAGAGTTTAAAAAACTACTTCCAAATGAAGAAGTGATTACTTTTAAAGAGATTATTGGTGATTATGAGGTTGTTGAAGATAAGGATACTTTTCAAGGCAATGCTTTAAAAAAAGCTCAAGAAATTTATGAAAAGATTGGTGATGAAGAAGCAATTGTAATCTCAGATGATAGTGGAATTACAGTTCCTGCTATAAATAATGAACCAGGTATTTACTCTGCAAGATATGCAGGAGTTAATGCAAATGATAAAGAAAACAATGCAAAATTAATTTCAAAATTAAATGAAAAAAATTTAGAAAAAACACCTGCTTATTATACAGCTTGTATAGCAATTATATATAAAGGTTATCCATACACAGTACATGGTTGGATGCATGGTGAAGTTATAAATAAAGAGCTGGGAAGTGGTGGTTTTGGATATGATCCAATGTTTATTCCAACTGGTTTTGATAAGACTTTAGGAGAACTAGGATATGAAGCTAAAAAAGATTTTTCACACAGAACAAAAGCTTTAAACTTAGCAAAAAAAGTTTTAGATGTGATTTTATAA
- a CDS encoding MFS transporter, whose product MIKSILPLSLIIALRFFGLFIVLPVLSVYAINLYGATTTLVGIVIGGYALTQMIFQVPFGVMSDKLGRKGTIITGLLLFAIGSIFCAIANDILMLMVGRFLQGAGAIGAVVTAMISDLVKEEQRPKAMATMGMFIGMSFAASMLLGPTISSFAGVPTLFYLTAVIALVSIVILVKMVPNPPKITHTYRKKAIVGDVLLNQNLIKMNITNFLQKGLMTFAFMIIPMVLINNYEWQMSDLWKVYLPAMIFGFLAMAPAAIIAEKKGKFKEILAIGIIFFAVSYLLIGLSSGTVLFIVGVVIFFIGFNMHEPIMQSLATKFAKVHQRGLVLGIFNSFGYLGTFLGGVLGGIFFEDVGLTTIVYTIAVVCILWIVLILTMPNPAKKKLMYIELNNDYRNNTHKLDTISEVDEWYINDTENVLIVKYDNEKIDEDSILNKIK is encoded by the coding sequence ATGATTAAATCTATTTTACCTCTTAGTCTGATTATCGCACTTAGGTTCTTCGGGCTTTTTATTGTTCTACCTGTTTTATCAGTTTATGCTATAAATCTTTATGGAGCTACAACGACTTTAGTTGGAATTGTTATTGGTGGGTATGCTTTAACTCAAATGATATTCCAAGTTCCTTTTGGAGTAATGAGTGATAAGCTAGGAAGAAAAGGTACTATTATTACAGGACTTTTATTATTTGCAATTGGTTCAATCTTTTGTGCAATTGCAAATGATATTTTAATGTTAATGGTAGGAAGATTCTTACAAGGTGCTGGTGCAATTGGTGCAGTTGTAACAGCTATGATTAGTGACTTAGTAAAAGAAGAACAAAGACCAAAAGCAATGGCTACAATGGGTATGTTCATTGGAATGAGTTTTGCAGCTTCTATGTTACTTGGACCTACAATCTCTTCATTTGCAGGTGTACCAACACTATTTTATCTAACAGCTGTAATTGCTCTTGTTTCAATTGTTATTTTAGTAAAGATGGTTCCAAACCCTCCAAAAATAACTCATACGTATAGAAAAAAAGCAATAGTTGGTGATGTTTTATTAAATCAAAATTTAATCAAAATGAACATAACAAACTTTTTACAAAAAGGTTTAATGACTTTTGCATTTATGATTATTCCAATGGTTTTAATAAACAATTATGAATGGCAAATGAGTGACCTATGGAAAGTATATTTACCAGCTATGATTTTTGGTTTCCTTGCTATGGCACCTGCTGCTATAATTGCAGAAAAAAAAGGTAAATTTAAAGAGATACTTGCAATAGGAATTATTTTCTTTGCAGTTTCATATTTACTAATTGGATTAAGCTCTGGAACTGTTCTTTTTATAGTTGGTGTAGTTATATTCTTTATTGGATTTAATATGCATGAACCAATCATGCAATCACTAGCAACTAAATTTGCAAAGGTACATCAAAGAGGTTTAGTACTTGGTATTTTTAACTCTTTTGGATATTTAGGAACTTTCTTAGGTGGTGTTTTAGGTGGTATCTTCTTTGAGGATGTTGGCTTAACTACTATTGTATACACTATTGCGGTTGTTTGTATTTTATGGATTGTTTTAATTTTAACTATGCCAAACCCAGCAAAGAAAAAGTTAATGTATATAGAATTAAATAATGATTACAGAAATAATACACATAAATTAGATACAATATCAGAAGTTGATGAGTGGTACATTAATGATACTGAAAATGTATTAATTGTAAAATATGATAATGAAAAAATAGACGAAGATTCAATTTTAAATAAAATCAAATAG
- a CDS encoding transglutaminase-like cysteine peptidase, with protein MKSKYLLIIFALSFFISVITAENLFNISSKKLDAITKKYGNKAAKRVQLWDKVIEKAKNEDILYQLKYVNDFFNKVKYKRDSAHWKKNDYWASPFEFLGTGAGDCEDYAIAKYFTLRQLGVPDEKLRITYVKLKQRGTKYEQAHMVLTYYHKPTSTPIVLDNVNKKLKLATKRPDLRPVYSFNAGGLWQAKNKGRTSVKVGKNNLKNWKSMMSRI; from the coding sequence GTGAAAAGTAAATACTTGTTAATTATTTTTGCTCTCTCTTTTTTTATCTCTGTTATAACAGCAGAAAACTTATTTAATATCTCCTCAAAAAAACTTGATGCAATAACTAAAAAATACGGAAACAAAGCTGCAAAACGTGTGCAACTTTGGGATAAAGTTATTGAAAAAGCAAAAAATGAGGATATTCTATATCAACTAAAATATGTAAATGATTTTTTTAATAAAGTAAAATATAAAAGGGATAGTGCCCATTGGAAAAAGAATGATTATTGGGCTTCACCTTTTGAGTTTTTAGGAACTGGAGCAGGGGATTGTGAAGATTATGCAATTGCAAAATATTTTACTTTGCGTCAACTTGGCGTTCCTGATGAAAAACTAAGAATTACTTATGTTAAGTTAAAACAAAGAGGAACAAAATATGAGCAGGCTCATATGGTTTTAACTTATTATCACAAACCTACATCAACACCAATAGTATTAGATAACGTTAATAAAAAACTAAAATTAGCTACTAAAAGACCTGATTTAAGACCTGTATATAGTTTTAATGCTGGTGGTTTATGGCAAGCAAAAAACAAAGGTAGAACTTCAGTAAAAGTTGGAAAAAACAACTTGAAAAACTGGAAATCTATGATGAGTAGAATCTAA
- a CDS encoding EAL domain-containing protein, translating into MSLSKQLYLIIIFIFFVIFTGNFIISVKNTKEYLELESQTKAQDTATSLGMSLRALIKDKNDPEIETIIKAISNRGFYKEIRLEDSDFVITDEKLLSTIKIDYPESWKVKRVTVLTKYGTIEKVELDSDINNKLLKLENEDLDLGFVEETARNKYRFIPTDAFSNGGKIDFKVQVLDGKKLLFKDISLNIEKIIVQEKRDVKFDYVPSWFVDMISFNLEEKSSEISDGWKKSAVIYVSPNPGEAYAKLYEQAKGSITYAIIAFLVSMSILFVFVQYILRPLKTIESLAKSIAQGKFETIDKLPWTTEIKHVSIAMNDMSVKIESIISKLNKNLETLSKKLSKDELTGLPLKATFETDMKEMFIQKSEGYILKVKINSLASYAKTHTNSEINNLIKEFAKTLKSIESVNNKYVKATAYRFFGSEFMVILRNCKYEGAVEICKVFKGNFEVLREKYKLEELAYIGGTPFNKYGTTPEMLEAATEAYEKAKLIGPNEFFLRDNSDLTRDMEEWRNLVFDIIDNKTFEVDYINDTYSLDKEKNTLLMQEAFTSAKDKDGKNIPIGTFVSIAEKYSKVVDFDKAVIQKVINHISINNLKNDVMINLSLQSISDNNFLLWLDELILKNKNLSSKLIFSVTAYAVAKDVDNFKRFCNRVHYSDSKIIVKRFESKFIPLDNLKDFNLDCIRLAREYTTNINTDSSKQSFVESIQELSTLLNIKVYCESVQNDEDYKCIKKLKLNGASR; encoded by the coding sequence ATGTCTTTATCAAAACAGTTGTACTTAATTATTATATTTATATTCTTTGTAATATTTACTGGTAATTTTATCATTAGTGTTAAAAACACAAAAGAGTATTTAGAACTTGAATCACAAACAAAAGCACAAGACACGGCTACTTCTTTAGGAATGAGTTTAAGAGCTTTAATTAAAGACAAAAACGACCCTGAGATAGAAACAATAATCAAAGCTATTTCAAATAGAGGTTTTTATAAAGAGATTAGATTAGAAGATAGTGATTTTGTTATTACAGATGAAAAATTATTAAGTACGATAAAAATAGATTATCCTGAAAGTTGGAAAGTTAAAAGAGTAACTGTGCTTACAAAGTATGGAACTATTGAAAAAGTAGAGTTAGATAGTGATATTAACAACAAGTTATTAAAACTTGAAAATGAAGATTTAGATTTAGGCTTTGTAGAAGAAACAGCTAGAAATAAGTATAGATTTATTCCTACAGATGCTTTTAGTAATGGTGGAAAAATAGATTTTAAAGTTCAAGTTCTTGATGGTAAAAAACTACTATTTAAAGATATAAGTTTAAATATTGAGAAAATAATTGTTCAAGAAAAAAGAGATGTAAAATTTGATTATGTTCCTTCTTGGTTTGTAGATATGATTTCTTTTAATTTAGAAGAAAAATCAAGTGAAATCTCAGATGGTTGGAAAAAATCTGCTGTAATTTATGTAAGCCCTAATCCTGGTGAAGCATATGCAAAACTTTATGAACAAGCAAAAGGGTCTATTACTTATGCAATTATTGCCTTTTTAGTTTCTATGTCGATTTTATTTGTATTTGTACAATATATTCTAAGACCTCTTAAAACTATTGAGTCATTAGCTAAGTCAATTGCTCAAGGTAAATTTGAAACAATAGATAAGTTACCTTGGACTACAGAAATAAAACATGTATCAATTGCAATGAATGACATGTCTGTAAAGATTGAGTCTATTATTAGTAAATTAAATAAAAACCTTGAAACTCTTTCAAAGAAACTATCAAAAGATGAGTTAACAGGATTACCTCTAAAGGCTACTTTCGAGACAGATATGAAAGAGATGTTTATTCAAAAAAGCGAGGGTTATATCTTAAAAGTAAAAATCAATTCTCTTGCTTCTTATGCTAAAACTCATACAAATAGTGAGATTAATAATCTTATTAAAGAGTTTGCAAAAACTTTAAAAAGTATTGAGTCTGTAAATAACAAATATGTGAAAGCTACAGCTTATAGATTTTTTGGGTCAGAGTTTATGGTAATTCTGCGAAACTGTAAGTATGAAGGTGCAGTTGAGATTTGTAAGGTATTTAAAGGAAACTTTGAAGTTTTAAGGGAAAAATATAAATTAGAAGAGTTAGCTTATATTGGTGGAACTCCTTTTAATAAGTATGGAACAACACCTGAAATGCTAGAGGCTGCAACAGAAGCCTATGAAAAAGCAAAACTTATTGGACCAAATGAGTTCTTCTTAAGAGATAATAGTGATTTAACAAGAGATATGGAAGAGTGGAGAAATTTAGTATTTGATATTATTGATAATAAAACTTTTGAAGTAGATTATATTAATGATACATATAGTTTAGATAAAGAGAAAAACACTCTTTTAATGCAAGAAGCCTTTACAAGTGCAAAAGACAAAGATGGCAAAAATATACCTATTGGTACTTTTGTTTCTATTGCAGAGAAGTACTCTAAAGTTGTTGATTTTGATAAAGCAGTTATTCAAAAAGTTATAAATCATATCTCAATAAACAATTTAAAAAATGATGTAATGATTAACCTATCACTACAATCTATTTCAGATAATAATTTCTTACTTTGGTTAGATGAGTTAATACTAAAAAACAAAAATCTATCTTCAAAACTTATCTTCTCTGTTACAGCTTATGCTGTTGCAAAAGATGTAGATAACTTCAAAAGATTTTGTAATAGAGTTCATTATTCAGACTCTAAAATTATTGTTAAAAGATTTGAGAGTAAATTTATTCCATTAGATAACTTAAAAGACTTTAATCTAGATTGTATTAGATTAGCTAGAGAGTACACTACAAATATTAATACTGATAGTTCAAAACAAAGCTTTGTTGAATCTATTCAAGAGTTATCAACACTACTTAATATAAAAGTATATTGTGAAAGTGTTCAAAATGACGAGGATTATAAGTGTATTAAGAAGTTAAAACTAAATGGAGCAAGTAGATAG